Proteins encoded together in one Chitinophaga sp. LS1 window:
- the hisD gene encoding histidinol dehydrogenase, protein MLVFEYPERSQWPELLRRPVFDNTALETSVGNILADVRQNGDAAVRKYAQQFDKVQLDALAVTPAEFAQAAATLDPALKKAILQAKQNIEVFHKAQQESGKVIETMPGVQCWRKPVAIEKVGLYIPGGSAPLFSTILMLGIPAMIAGCKEIILCTPSNAKGEVHPAVLYTAEQIGLDRVYKIGGVQAIAAMAYGTESIPRVHKIFGPGNQYVTCAKQLINKDGVAIDMPAGPSEVAVLADETCVPAFVAADLLSQAEHGPDSQVLLVTTTADIIKPVQEQVAAQLAQLPRKDIAAKALENSRIILVRDNEEAMALLNEYAPEHLIVACKDDISIADAVVNAGSVFLGNYSPESAGDYASGTNHTLPTNGYATAYSGVSLDSFVKKITYQRLTKEGLQNIGSTIEIMAAAEGLEAHKNAVTLRLK, encoded by the coding sequence ATGTTGGTATTCGAATATCCAGAACGTTCACAATGGCCGGAGCTGCTGCGCCGCCCGGTATTTGACAACACTGCACTGGAAACCAGTGTAGGCAACATCCTCGCGGATGTACGCCAGAATGGAGATGCAGCCGTTCGCAAGTATGCGCAGCAATTTGATAAGGTACAGCTGGATGCACTCGCAGTCACACCTGCGGAGTTTGCACAGGCAGCTGCTACCCTCGATCCCGCACTGAAAAAAGCCATCTTACAGGCTAAACAAAATATAGAAGTCTTCCACAAAGCACAGCAGGAATCCGGCAAGGTGATCGAAACCATGCCTGGGGTACAATGCTGGCGCAAACCGGTGGCGATAGAGAAAGTAGGATTATATATTCCGGGTGGTTCTGCACCGCTGTTCTCTACCATCCTTATGCTCGGTATTCCGGCGATGATAGCAGGATGTAAGGAAATTATTCTGTGCACCCCTTCCAATGCAAAAGGTGAAGTACATCCTGCAGTGCTGTACACAGCAGAGCAGATTGGATTGGATCGTGTTTATAAAATAGGTGGTGTGCAGGCGATTGCTGCCATGGCATATGGTACAGAAAGCATTCCCCGTGTACACAAGATCTTTGGTCCGGGCAATCAATATGTAACCTGTGCAAAACAGCTCATCAACAAAGATGGTGTAGCCATCGATATGCCGGCTGGACCTTCGGAAGTAGCAGTACTGGCAGATGAAACCTGTGTACCTGCTTTCGTAGCGGCCGATCTGTTGTCACAGGCAGAACACGGCCCTGATAGCCAGGTATTGCTGGTGACCACCACTGCTGATATTATTAAACCGGTACAGGAACAGGTAGCTGCACAGCTGGCGCAATTACCTCGCAAAGACATCGCTGCAAAGGCATTGGAAAACAGCCGTATCATACTGGTACGCGACAATGAAGAAGCGATGGCACTGCTGAATGAATATGCACCAGAGCACCTGATCGTGGCCTGCAAAGATGATATCTCCATTGCAGATGCGGTCGTGAATGCAGGTTCTGTATTCCTGGGTAACTATTCTCCTGAGAGCGCCGGCGACTATGCTTCGGGTACCAATCATACATTGCCTACGAATGGTTATGCCACTGCTTACAGTGGTGTATCGCTGGATAGCTTCGTCAAGAAGATCACCTACCAGCGCCTGACCAAAGAAGGTTTGCAAAATATAGGTAGTACCATCGAAATCATGGCTGCGGCCGAAGGGTTGGAAGCACACAAGAATGCGGTGACCCTCCGTCTGAAATAA
- the hisC gene encoding histidinol-phosphate transaminase: MFDLNSLLRDNIKRLVPYSTARDEFKGEASIFLDANENSYGSPLPVNYNRYPDPMQWKVKYKLAEIKGVPPQNIFLGNGSDEVIDVLYRSFCRPGIDNVVLFPPTYGMYEVSANINDVIVRKVSLTPDTFQIDMPALQEAVDEHTKLIFICSPNNPTGNSIDRSDIEMILNNFDGIVVVDEAYINYARQKTFITELTEYPNLVVMQTLSKAWGLAALRVGMAFAGEDIINVLNKVKAPYNINQSAQDLVLEALNNIGQVNDWIKDAVVERDKLAAALEGLPQVEFIYPSDANFLLAKTTDAKGIYNNLVEQGIIVRDRSKVELCGGCLRITVGTPEENVTLVNAINNFK; this comes from the coding sequence ATGTTCGATTTAAATAGCTTATTACGCGACAACATAAAACGCCTCGTTCCTTATTCTACAGCGAGAGATGAGTTCAAAGGCGAAGCATCCATTTTCCTGGATGCAAATGAAAATAGTTATGGTTCACCATTGCCGGTGAATTATAACCGTTATCCTGATCCGATGCAGTGGAAGGTAAAATACAAACTGGCAGAGATCAAGGGTGTACCCCCACAGAATATTTTCCTGGGAAATGGGAGTGATGAAGTGATCGATGTATTGTATCGTTCCTTCTGCCGTCCCGGAATTGATAATGTAGTACTGTTTCCGCCTACCTATGGTATGTATGAAGTGAGTGCGAATATCAATGATGTGATCGTACGTAAAGTATCTCTCACACCTGATACTTTCCAGATAGATATGCCGGCATTGCAGGAAGCAGTGGATGAGCATACAAAGCTGATCTTTATCTGTTCTCCAAACAACCCAACAGGTAATTCCATTGACCGTTCAGACATCGAAATGATCCTGAACAATTTTGATGGTATTGTAGTGGTAGATGAGGCGTATATCAACTATGCACGTCAGAAAACTTTTATCACTGAGCTGACTGAATATCCAAATCTCGTAGTGATGCAAACACTCTCCAAAGCATGGGGACTGGCGGCACTGCGCGTAGGAATGGCGTTTGCAGGAGAAGATATTATCAATGTGCTGAACAAAGTAAAAGCTCCTTACAACATTAACCAGTCTGCACAGGATCTCGTACTAGAAGCACTGAACAATATCGGTCAGGTGAATGACTGGATCAAAGATGCAGTTGTAGAAAGAGATAAACTCGCAGCTGCGCTGGAAGGATTGCCACAGGTAGAGTTTATCTATCCAAGTGATGCGAACTTCCTGCTGGCGAAGACCACAGATGCAAAGGGTATTTACAATAACCTGGTTGAGCAGGGCATCATTGTACGTGATCGTTCAAAGGTAGAATTGTGTGGAGGCTGTCTGCGTATTACAGTAGGTACGCCAGAAGAGAATGTGACATTGGTAAATGCTATAAATAATTTCAAATAA